One genomic segment of Profundibacter amoris includes these proteins:
- the thpR gene encoding RNA 2',3'-cyclic phosphodiesterase, which translates to MRIFIALDLPDPLLDQLTALQAGLPAGAPSKRETLHLTLAFAGDHPQEQVEALHDELSLIKAPAFEVQLSGLGTFGNSSPTLLYAGVAENPALAELQRKVVSAIRRTGLPAPKERFHPHVTLARFHRAVDARELAHLGEYLAMHEGFRPPAFPVTSFVLFQSTLHPQGARHDELAHYALAWS; encoded by the coding sequence ATGCGTATATTCATTGCCCTCGATTTGCCCGACCCGTTGCTGGATCAACTGACAGCATTGCAGGCGGGCCTGCCCGCCGGTGCGCCATCAAAGCGCGAAACATTACATCTGACATTGGCCTTTGCCGGGGATCACCCGCAAGAACAGGTCGAAGCCCTGCACGACGAGTTGTCGCTGATCAAGGCACCGGCGTTCGAGGTGCAACTGTCGGGGCTGGGCACCTTTGGCAATAGCAGCCCGACGTTGTTGTATGCGGGGGTTGCGGAAAATCCGGCGTTGGCGGAATTACAGCGCAAGGTGGTGTCGGCAATCCGGCGCACGGGCTTGCCGGCCCCCAAGGAGAGGTTTCACCCGCATGTCACATTGGCGCGGTTCCATCGTGCGGTGGATGCGCGCGAACTGGCGCATTTGGGGGAATATCTGGCGATGCACGAAGGGTTCCGCCCGCCTGCGTTTCCGGTAACATCTTTTGTGCTGTTTCAATCCACGTTGCACCCGCAGGGGGCGCGCCATGACGAATTGGCGCACTATGCGCTGGCGTGGTCTTGA
- the gcvP gene encoding aminomethyl-transferring glycine dehydrogenase: protein MPFTPTDYLPYDFANRRHIGPSPEEMAEMLQVLGVETLDELIDQTVPASIRTKEPLEFGKPKSEREWLWYARQVAKKNKVFTTMIGQGYYGAITPPAIQRNILENPAWYTAYTPYQPEISQGRLEALLNFQTMVSDLTGLEVANASLLDESTAAAEAMTMAQRVAKSKAKAFFVDENCHPQNIAVIKTRAEPLDIEVIVGNPDDLDASQVFGAVFQYPGTYGHLRDFTAEMEALHEAKAIGIVIADPMALTLLKEPGAMGADIAVGSTQRFGIPLGYGGPHAAYMACRDKMKRAMPGRIIGVSIDSHGKPAYRLSLQTREQHIRREKATSNVCTAQALLAVMASLYAVFHGPKGLRAIAQRIHRKTVRLVRGLEDAGFVIEPANFFDTITIEVGPLQGAIFKAAADQRINLRKIGKTKLGISLDETTRSDTLKRLWRAFGIERTDEDLSPEYRIPENLLRTSDYLTHPVFHMNRAETEMMRYMRRLADRDLALDRAMIPLGSCTMKLNAAAEMMPLSWPEFANIHPLAPADQVAGYTELVEDLSDKLCLITGYDAMSMQPNSGAQGEYAGLLTINGYHRANGEEHRNICLIPVSAHGTNPASAHMAGMKVVVVKSAENGDIDVEDFRAKAEAAGENLAACMITYPSTHGVFEETVREICDITHEFGGQVYIDGANLNAMVGLAKPGDVGGDVSHLNLHKTFAIPHGGGGPGMGPIGVKAHLSPYLPGHPVGGEGAVSGADFGSASVLVISWAYVMMMGGAGLTQATKVAILNANYIAKRLEGAFDVLFKGKGGRVAHECILDTRPFDESAHITVDDIAKRLIDSGFHAPTMSWPVAGTLMVEPTESETKAELDRFVKAMLSIREEIAAIERGEMDAENNPLKHAPHTVNDLVADWDRSYSREQGCFPPGSFRVDKYWPPVGRVDNVYGDRHLVCTCPPLDSYSDEG from the coding sequence ATGCCTTTCACCCCCACCGATTACCTGCCCTATGATTTTGCCAACCGCCGCCACATTGGCCCCTCGCCCGAGGAAATGGCCGAAATGTTGCAGGTGCTGGGGGTCGAGACGCTGGACGAGCTGATCGACCAGACCGTGCCGGCATCCATCCGCACCAAAGAGCCGCTGGAATTCGGTAAACCCAAATCCGAGCGCGAATGGCTGTGGTATGCGCGGCAGGTCGCCAAGAAAAACAAAGTGTTCACCACGATGATCGGTCAGGGATATTACGGCGCGATCACCCCGCCGGCGATCCAGCGCAATATTCTGGAAAATCCGGCGTGGTATACCGCCTATACCCCCTATCAGCCGGAAATTTCGCAGGGGCGGCTAGAGGCATTGCTGAACTTCCAGACCATGGTGTCCGATCTGACCGGCCTTGAGGTTGCCAATGCGTCCCTGCTGGACGAATCCACGGCCGCGGCCGAAGCCATGACCATGGCGCAGCGGGTGGCCAAATCAAAGGCCAAGGCGTTTTTCGTCGATGAAAACTGCCATCCGCAAAACATCGCGGTGATCAAAACCCGCGCCGAACCACTGGATATCGAGGTGATTGTGGGCAATCCTGACGATCTGGATGCCTCGCAGGTATTTGGCGCGGTGTTCCAGTATCCCGGCACCTATGGCCATCTGCGCGATTTCACCGCCGAAATGGAGGCACTGCACGAAGCCAAGGCGATTGGCATCGTCATTGCCGACCCGATGGCCCTGACCCTGCTTAAGGAACCCGGCGCGATGGGGGCCGATATTGCTGTGGGATCAACCCAGCGGTTCGGGATTCCCTTGGGCTATGGTGGCCCGCACGCCGCCTATATGGCCTGCAGGGACAAGATGAAGCGCGCGATGCCGGGCCGGATTATCGGCGTGTCTATCGACAGCCACGGCAAACCTGCCTACCGTCTGTCGCTACAAACCCGCGAACAACATATCCGGCGCGAAAAGGCCACCTCGAACGTCTGCACCGCGCAGGCTTTGCTGGCCGTTATGGCGTCGCTTTATGCGGTGTTCCACGGACCAAAGGGTTTGCGGGCGATTGCCCAGCGGATCCATCGCAAAACCGTGCGTCTGGTGCGCGGGCTCGAGGATGCGGGCTTTGTGATCGAGCCTGCGAATTTCTTTGACACCATCACCATCGAGGTCGGCCCGCTGCAAGGGGCGATTTTCAAGGCGGCAGCGGATCAGCGGATCAACCTGCGCAAAATCGGCAAGACGAAATTGGGGATTTCGCTGGATGAAACCACCCGTTCGGATACGTTGAAACGGCTGTGGCGTGCCTTTGGCATTGAACGCACGGACGAGGACCTGTCGCCGGAATACCGCATACCTGAAAACCTGTTGCGGACCTCGGATTACCTGACCCACCCCGTGTTCCACATGAACCGCGCCGAAACCGAAATGATGCGCTATATGCGCCGTTTGGCGGACCGTGATCTGGCGCTGGACCGGGCGATGATCCCGCTGGGGTCCTGCACGATGAAACTGAATGCGGCGGCGGAAATGATGCCGCTGTCATGGCCGGAATTTGCCAATATCCATCCACTGGCGCCGGCCGATCAGGTGGCGGGCTATACCGAACTGGTTGAGGATCTGTCGGACAAGCTGTGCCTGATCACCGGCTATGACGCGATGTCGATGCAGCCCAATTCCGGTGCGCAGGGCGAATATGCCGGCCTGCTGACCATCAACGGTTATCACCGCGCCAATGGCGAAGAGCACCGCAATATCTGTCTGATTCCGGTCTCGGCCCATGGCACCAATCCAGCCAGTGCGCATATGGCGGGGATGAAGGTGGTGGTGGTGAAATCGGCTGAAAACGGCGATATCGACGTTGAGGATTTCCGCGCCAAGGCCGAAGCGGCGGGTGAAAATCTGGCCGCCTGTATGATCACATACCCCTCCACCCATGGCGTGTTCGAGGAAACCGTGCGCGAGATTTGCGACATCACCCATGAATTCGGCGGGCAGGTCTATATCGACGGGGCGAATCTGAATGCGATGGTGGGTCTGGCCAAACCGGGCGATGTGGGCGGCGATGTCAGCCACCTGAACCTGCACAAGACATTTGCCATCCCGCATGGCGGCGGCGGCCCCGGCATGGGTCCGATCGGCGTCAAGGCACATCTGTCCCCGTATCTGCCCGGCCATCCGGTGGGCGGCGAAGGGGCTGTTTCGGGGGCGGATTTCGGTTCGGCCTCGGTTCTGGTGATCAGCTGGGCCTATGTGATGATGATGGGAGGTGCCGGCCTGACGCAAGCGACCAAGGTTGCGATCCTGAACGCCAATTACATCGCCAAACGTCTGGAAGGCGCGTTTGACGTGCTGTTCAAGGGTAAGGGCGGGCGCGTGGCGCATGAATGTATTCTGGACACCCGCCCGTTTGACGAAAGCGCCCATATCACAGTGGACGACATTGCCAAACGGCTGATTGATTCCGGTTTCCATGCCCCGACAATGAGCTGGCCGGTGGCGGGCACCCTGATGGTAGAGCCGACCGAAAGCGAAACCAAGGCCGAACTGGACCGGTTCGTCAAGGCGATGCTGTCGATCCGCGAGGAGATCGCGGCAATCGAGCGCGGCGAGATGGACGCCGAGAACAACCCGCTGAAACACGCGCCGCACACGGTGAACGATCTGGTGGCGGATTGGGACCGGTCCTATAGCCGCGAACAGGGCTGTTTTCCGCCGGGGTCTTTCCGCGTTGACAAATACTGGCCGCCGGTCGGGCGGGTCGACAACGTCTATGGCGACCGCCATCTGGTCTGCACCTGCCCGCCGCTGGACAGCTATAGCGACGAGGGCTAG
- the gcvH gene encoding glycine cleavage system protein GcvH, whose amino-acid sequence MKFTEEHEWLRVEGDVVVVGITEHAAEQLGDVVFVELPDTETEVVKDDEVVVIESVKAASDILAPIDGEIVEVNEALVDDPGKVNEDPQGDAWFFKMKAADLSQLDDMMDEAAYKAFIG is encoded by the coding sequence ATGAAATTTACCGAAGAACACGAATGGCTGCGCGTTGAAGGCGACGTTGTGGTCGTAGGCATCACCGAACACGCCGCCGAACAGCTGGGCGATGTGGTGTTTGTCGAGCTGCCCGATACCGAAACCGAAGTGGTCAAGGACGACGAGGTCGTGGTGATTGAATCGGTCAAGGCCGCGTCGGATATTCTGGCCCCGATCGACGGCGAGATTGTCGAGGTGAACGAAGCCCTTGTAGACGATCCCGGCAAGGTGAACGAGGATCCACAGGGGGATGCGTGGTTTTTCAAGATGAAAGCCGCCGATCTGTCACAACTGGACGATATGATGGACGAAGCGGCCTACAAGGCCTTTATCGGCTGA
- the gcvT gene encoding glycine cleavage system aminomethyltransferase GcvT, whose translation MSDLKRTGLYDLHLELGAKMVPFAGYEMPVQYPAGVMKEHIHTRENAGLFDVSHMGQVLVRPKSGDVADAALAFETLVPVSLLALKEGRQRYAMFTNDAGGIMDDLMVANRGDHLFVVVNAACKEADIAHMRANLSDSCDIEVIGDRALLALQGPLAEAALNGIAPVADMKFMDVAMVPSEFGDLWVSRSGYTGEDGLEISVVDDRAVAFARALLAAEGVEPIGLGARDSLRLEAGLCLYGNDIDETTSPVEAALEWAMQKVRRKGGAREGGFPGADRILNELENGTTRRRVGILPEGRAPMRAHTLLFASEDASEPMGEVTSGAFGPTIARPMSMGYVATEFAETGTRIFAEVRGKRLPATIADMPFRPSTYKR comes from the coding sequence ATGTCTGATCTGAAACGAACCGGTCTTTATGATCTGCATCTGGAACTGGGCGCGAAAATGGTGCCCTTTGCGGGCTATGAAATGCCCGTGCAATATCCGGCGGGCGTGATGAAGGAACACATCCACACCCGCGAAAACGCCGGCCTGTTCGACGTCAGCCATATGGGGCAGGTGCTGGTGCGGCCCAAATCCGGCGATGTGGCCGATGCCGCACTGGCGTTCGAAACCCTTGTGCCGGTGTCGCTGCTGGCGCTGAAAGAGGGGCGGCAGCGTTATGCGATGTTCACCAATGACGCGGGCGGGATCATGGATGACCTGATGGTCGCCAACCGGGGCGATCACCTGTTCGTTGTGGTGAACGCGGCCTGCAAGGAGGCCGACATCGCGCATATGCGGGCCAACCTGTCGGACAGTTGCGACATCGAGGTGATCGGCGACCGCGCCCTGTTGGCATTGCAAGGGCCGCTGGCCGAGGCCGCATTGAACGGTATTGCCCCCGTGGCCGATATGAAATTCATGGATGTGGCGATGGTGCCGTCCGAATTCGGCGACCTGTGGGTGTCGCGTTCGGGTTATACCGGCGAGGACGGGCTCGAGATTTCCGTGGTCGATGATAGGGCTGTCGCCTTTGCCCGCGCCCTGCTGGCGGCGGAAGGGGTCGAGCCGATCGGCCTTGGTGCGCGCGACAGTCTGCGGCTGGAAGCGGGGCTTTGCCTTTATGGAAACGACATCGACGAAACAACGTCACCTGTCGAGGCTGCACTGGAATGGGCCATGCAAAAGGTGCGCCGCAAAGGCGGCGCGCGCGAAGGGGGCTTTCCGGGTGCGGACCGTATCCTGAACGAACTGGAAAACGGCACCACCCGCCGCCGTGTCGGCATCCTGCCCGAAGGCCGCGCCCCGATGCGCGCGCATACCCTGCTGTTCGCCAGCGAGGATGCGAGCGAGCCGATGGGCGAGGTCACATCCGGTGCCTTTGGCCCGACCATCGCACGGCCCATGTCGATGGGCTATGTGGCCACAGAATTTGCCGAAACCGGCACCCGTATTTTCGCCGAGGTGCGGGGCAAGCGCCTGCCCGCCACCATTGCGGATATGCCGTTCCGCCCCTCGACCTACAAACGCTAA
- a CDS encoding gamma-glutamylcyclotransferase family protein, with the protein MIDPFFFGYGSLVNRKTHDYEQAHPAQITGWRRAWRRSPLRDLCYLTAVPDADCTIDGLIAAVPNSDWQALDIRERAYLRQDATRQVRHEVNHDPEVAIYAIAPDAHHPPTPENPILLSYLDVVVQGYLTEFGEEGVARFFDTTDGWHAPVLNDRAKPVYPRAQSLSNAETTLVDAWLTRYTQT; encoded by the coding sequence ATGATAGACCCTTTTTTCTTTGGCTACGGCTCGCTGGTGAACCGGAAAACGCATGATTATGAACAGGCCCATCCGGCACAGATTACCGGCTGGCGGCGGGCGTGGCGGCGCAGCCCCCTGCGCGATCTGTGTTACCTGACGGCGGTGCCGGATGCGGATTGCACCATCGACGGGCTAATTGCCGCAGTCCCTAATAGTGACTGGCAGGCGCTGGACATCCGCGAACGCGCCTATTTGCGGCAGGACGCCACCCGTCAGGTGCGCCACGAGGTAAACCACGACCCCGAGGTGGCGATTTACGCTATCGCACCTGACGCCCACCACCCCCCGACCCCCGAAAATCCGATTCTGCTGTCCTATCTGGATGTCGTCGTTCAGGGCTATCTGACCGAATTCGGGGAAGAAGGCGTTGCACGGTTTTTCGACACCACCGACGGCTGGCATGCGCCGGTTCTGAATGACCGTGCCAAACCGGTCTATCCAAGGGCCCAAAGCCTGAGCAATGCCGAAACGACCTTGGTGGATGCCTGGCTAACCCGTTACACGCAAACATAA
- a CDS encoding YfdX family protein has product MLNWKNNVMALALASLAATPLAAQDTDNDAKATENAAAETQAREQASPAIDEAVAALTETGNALKALEDGKNDEAAAALERAIGKLEVVLTQHPELALAPVDVSSTVVDITASPAVITKARKEALRLMKDDQLQLARPIINNLASEVVVRTTSIPLATYPLALKSAAALVKDGKVDDAKAVLAQGLGTLVVEEVVSPLPLLRAAVLIDHAKALSEKEDRSDEENKTLAGLLDALDLEIAKGEALQYGGKDAFEPLKDEMKEIRKATGDGGFGKGFFDKLSGLFDGLGKSHNEAAGN; this is encoded by the coding sequence ATGTTGAACTGGAAAAATAATGTAATGGCACTGGCGCTGGCATCCCTGGCGGCAACCCCGCTGGCTGCACAGGATACGGACAATGATGCCAAAGCGACCGAAAACGCGGCTGCCGAAACGCAGGCCCGCGAACAGGCAAGCCCCGCGATTGACGAGGCCGTCGCGGCCCTGACCGAAACCGGCAATGCCCTGAAAGCACTGGAAGACGGCAAAAACGACGAAGCTGCCGCCGCGCTGGAACGGGCCATCGGCAAGCTGGAAGTGGTGCTGACACAGCATCCCGAACTGGCGCTTGCGCCTGTGGATGTCAGCTCGACCGTGGTGGATATTACTGCCAGCCCGGCGGTGATCACCAAGGCGCGCAAAGAGGCATTGCGCCTGATGAAGGACGACCAGTTGCAACTGGCCCGCCCGATCATCAATAATCTGGCCAGTGAAGTGGTGGTGCGCACCACCAGCATCCCGCTGGCAACCTATCCGCTGGCGCTGAAATCGGCGGCGGCACTGGTCAAGGACGGCAAGGTGGATGACGCCAAGGCTGTTCTGGCGCAGGGTCTGGGCACATTGGTTGTCGAAGAAGTGGTCAGCCCGCTGCCGCTGTTGCGCGCCGCTGTTCTGATCGACCATGCCAAGGCGCTGAGCGAAAAGGAAGATCGCAGCGACGAGGAAAACAAAACCCTTGCGGGTCTGCTGGATGCGCTTGATCTGGAAATCGCCAAGGGCGAGGCCCTGCAATACGGTGGAAAGGATGCCTTCGAGCCGCTGAAGGACGAAATGAAGGAAATCCGCAAGGCCACCGGTGACGGCGGTTTCGGCAAGGGTTTCTTTGACAAGCTGAGCGGGTTGTTTGACGGTCTGGGGAAATCCCATAACGAGGCCGCAGGCAACTAG
- a CDS encoding U32 family peptidase, whose amino-acid sequence MTQPHRSELLMPAGNLRKLKMAILYGADAVYLGTPDMSLRTKSQFSLEDVIEGVEFCHAHGKRAYLTLNLFSHNKDIPKLREYVETVRKVKPDGLIIADPGVFQFVKTHAPELPLHISTQSNVSSWLSVKFWQDLGAELVVLAREVSFSELCEIRKECPDIKLEAFVHGAMCMTYSGRCLLSNFMSERGANQGNCANSCRWNYKFHLRLKDGTVQELNVTDENADMFEFLLEEGCRPGDLLPIEEDSRGSYILNSKDLCIMPKLDEYLRIGVDSLKVEGRGKSEYYAAIVARAYRMAIDDYYADPENWNPLPYMRELESVGNRGYTLAFHDGRLTNYAHDYEHTAAMAQWEYAGVVSEVTEDAFLVEVKNKLEAGEVLEFVSPIARETVLLRMYDFEDAATGEKKDVIHGGTRTTVRIPFSLFDHEDPEVLRARFPQYSVMRKERALTEEQWARIRLDKLTQGLEINGKENEKAYSKRRDELVEKIGENTNDRRFKTNRVGVEGCCGKGCNGCMMFWQDDQYARAREVLMKRKQGEQLTRAEAAEFVLPVE is encoded by the coding sequence ATGACGCAACCGCACCGTTCCGAACTTCTTATGCCCGCAGGCAATCTGCGTAAACTGAAGATGGCAATCCTTTACGGGGCCGATGCCGTTTATCTGGGCACACCGGATATGTCCCTGCGAACCAAGTCGCAGTTTTCGCTGGAAGACGTGATCGAAGGGGTGGAATTCTGCCATGCCCACGGCAAACGCGCCTATCTGACGCTGAATCTGTTTTCCCATAACAAGGACATCCCCAAACTGCGCGAATATGTGGAAACTGTTCGAAAAGTGAAACCCGACGGCTTGATCATCGCCGACCCCGGCGTGTTCCAGTTCGTCAAAACCCACGCACCGGAACTGCCGTTGCACATCTCGACCCAAAGCAATGTGTCGTCATGGCTGTCAGTGAAATTCTGGCAGGATCTGGGGGCCGAACTGGTGGTTCTGGCCCGCGAAGTTTCATTCAGCGAACTGTGCGAAATCCGCAAAGAATGCCCTGATATCAAGCTGGAAGCCTTTGTTCACGGCGCCATGTGCATGACCTATTCGGGCCGCTGCCTGCTGTCCAATTTCATGTCCGAACGCGGTGCCAATCAGGGCAATTGCGCCAACTCGTGTCGCTGGAACTACAAATTCCACCTGCGCCTGAAAGACGGCACCGTGCAGGAATTGAACGTCACCGACGAAAACGCCGATATGTTCGAATTCCTGTTGGAAGAAGGCTGTCGCCCCGGCGATCTGCTGCCGATCGAGGAGGACTCGCGCGGTTCCTACATCCTGAATTCCAAAGACCTGTGTATCATGCCCAAACTGGACGAATATCTGCGCATCGGCGTGGACAGCCTGAAGGTCGAGGGGCGCGGCAAGTCGGAATATTACGCCGCCATCGTCGCGCGGGCCTACCGCATGGCGATTGACGATTATTACGCAGACCCCGAAAACTGGAACCCCCTGCCCTACATGCGTGAACTGGAATCGGTCGGCAACCGCGGCTACACGCTGGCCTTCCACGATGGCCGCCTGACCAATTACGCCCACGACTATGAACACACCGCCGCCATGGCCCAGTGGGAATACGCCGGCGTGGTGTCGGAGGTGACCGAAGACGCCTTTCTGGTCGAGGTAAAAAACAAGCTGGAAGCTGGCGAAGTGCTGGAATTCGTATCCCCCATTGCACGCGAAACCGTGCTGCTGCGGATGTATGATTTCGAGGACGCGGCGACTGGCGAGAAGAAAGACGTGATCCACGGCGGTACCCGCACCACCGTCCGCATCCCGTTTTCCCTGTTTGACCACGAAGACCCCGAGGTGCTGCGCGCCCGTTTCCCGCAGTATAGCGTGATGCGCAAGGAACGCGCCCTGACCGAGGAACAATGGGCCCGCATCCGGCTGGACAAGCTGACCCAGGGGCTGGAAATCAACGGCAAGGAAAACGAAAAGGCCTATTCCAAACGCCGCGATGAACTGGTCGAGAAGATTGGCGAAAACACCAATGACCGCCGTTTCAAAACCAACCGCGTCGGGGTCGAGGGGTGCTGTGGCAAGGGCTGTAATGGTTGCATGATGTTCTGGCAGGACGACCAGTATGCCCGTGCCCGCGAAGTGCTGATGAAACGCAAACAGGGCGAACAACTGACCCGCGCCGAAGCGGCCGAGTTTGTGTTGCCGGTGGAATAG
- a CDS encoding glycine--tRNA ligase subunit alpha, translated as MTDKPAKPRSFQEIILRLQSYWASKGCAMLQPYDMEVGAGTFHPATTLRSLGTKPWAAAYVQPSRRPTDGRYGENPNRLQHYYQYQVLIKPSPPDLQALYLGSLQAIGIDMELHDIRFVEDDWESPTLGAWGLGWEVWCDGMEVSQFTYFQQVGGHDCHPVSGELTYGLERLAMYVLGVDHVMDMPYNDPNAPIPLTYGDVFKQTEQEYSRWNFDVANTDVLLKQFEEAESACADILDRPYDDPKTGKRIVMVHPAYDQAIKASHLFNLLDARGVISVTERQAYIGRVRALTKKCADAFVETEAGGWAQ; from the coding sequence ATGACCGATAAACCCGCCAAACCACGCAGCTTTCAGGAAATCATCCTGCGCTTGCAGTCCTATTGGGCCTCCAAGGGCTGTGCCATGTTGCAGCCCTATGACATGGAAGTGGGCGCGGGCACCTTCCACCCCGCCACCACCCTGCGCAGTCTGGGAACCAAGCCTTGGGCCGCTGCCTATGTGCAGCCCTCGCGCCGCCCCACCGACGGGCGTTACGGCGAAAACCCCAACCGTTTGCAGCATTACTACCAGTATCAGGTGCTGATCAAACCCTCGCCGCCCGACCTTCAGGCGCTGTATCTGGGCAGCCTTCAGGCCATCGGCATCGACATGGAGCTGCACGACATCCGCTTTGTCGAGGACGACTGGGAATCCCCCACGCTGGGCGCATGGGGTCTGGGCTGGGAGGTCTGGTGCGACGGCATGGAAGTATCGCAATTCACCTATTTCCAGCAGGTCGGCGGGCATGATTGCCATCCGGTTTCCGGCGAGCTGACCTACGGGCTGGAACGTCTGGCGATGTATGTTCTGGGCGTCGATCATGTGATGGACATGCCCTATAACGACCCAAACGCGCCAATCCCGCTGACCTATGGCGATGTGTTCAAACAGACCGAACAGGAATATTCCCGCTGGAATTTCGATGTGGCCAATACCGATGTGTTGCTGAAACAGTTTGAAGAGGCGGAAAGCGCCTGTGCCGACATCCTCGACCGCCCCTATGACGATCCCAAGACCGGCAAGCGCATCGTGATGGTGCATCCGGCCTATGATCAGGCGATCAAGGCCAGCCACCTGTTCAACCTGCTGGACGCCCGCGGGGTAATTTCGGTGACGGAACGTCAGGCCTATATCGGCCGTGTGCGGGCGCTGACCAAAAAATGCGCCGATGCTTTTGTTGAAACCGAAGCAGGCGGGTGGGCGCAATGA
- a CDS encoding DUF6446 family protein: MTGRIVGLGIMFIALTAGAVLYYLQVYAFYDEVAAKDVTVELTSVVTNEPEEIIADDFEGIDSGSSPIRFRGCFTTPMSQSMLTETYVAYEHAEPLIGPGWFSCYNAKTIGADLEAGIALPFLGQKNISDGVDRVVAIYPDGRAYIWHQLNEKFAE, from the coding sequence ATGACCGGACGTATCGTAGGGCTTGGGATCATGTTCATCGCTTTGACCGCCGGTGCGGTGCTTTATTACCTTCAGGTCTACGCCTTTTATGACGAGGTCGCGGCCAAGGATGTGACGGTCGAACTGACCTCGGTGGTAACAAACGAACCGGAAGAAATCATCGCCGACGATTTTGAAGGCATCGACAGTGGCTCCTCGCCGATCCGGTTTCGCGGCTGTTTCACCACGCCGATGTCGCAATCCATGCTGACCGAAACCTATGTCGCCTATGAACACGCCGAGCCGCTGATCGGTCCGGGCTGGTTCAGCTGCTATAACGCCAAAACCATCGGTGCCGATCTGGAAGCCGGCATCGCCCTGCCGTTTCTGGGGCAGAAAAACATCTCGGACGGGGTTGACCGTGTGGTCGCCATCTATCCCGACGGGCGCGCCTATATCTGGCACCAACTTAACGAAAAATTTGCGGAATAA